From the genome of Rhinoderma darwinii isolate aRhiDar2 chromosome 1, aRhiDar2.hap1, whole genome shotgun sequence:
GTATGACAAAATAAAGCCTATATCCGGCTACCACAAATTCATATGTGATAGATTTAGGGAAATTCCAAATAAAATCAATGTGTTTTCCAAAGACGCTATTGTTATGACCTCAAGTGTCTGCTCCTACCATTCCTATACGTATATAACAAGGGTATGAATAATACTATACATGACACATGACAACTGAGAGGAGGTTCATTTGTTTTATTTAGCACCTCATTGTAAATGAGAGGTTTGAACGTCTTTTCTTTCTGTAATAAGTGATAAAATATGGGTTTCTGGAACTATAGTTGTGCAAAATAGTTAATAAAACATCTTTTGTCTTCCTTACAGATGTTAccgataataaaacagtatggagACCTTTTAGTGAAGAATATTCAGAAGAAAATTGATAACAAAGAGTTTATAAACATGAAGGAGTAAGTACATGTCTTAGGCTTTGttgacatctgcgtcagggctccattgcgtcggaacggagccctgactgacacaaactgaaaccaaaggtttccgtttccatcaccattgatttcaatggtgacggatccggggccaatggtttcagtttgtctcagttgtgcaagggttccgtcgaaccgcagatgtgaacatagccttattcactgtgtatataaactAGAGCACGGACGTTACCTGATCTGCAGGACTGATTCCTGTACTCGGAAGCAGATCCCTTTCAACCCGGCTGACTAGCAATAGGGATCTGCACATATATTCATTAGCATATGTGGTACTCTTTATTCTGCCAGCCATACCATAAATATAATTAGGTGCAATTTGAGTAATTCGAGTATCTTACAGTCTGTAATACCAAATTTTAGTATTTAGTATGTTGACCACGCAAAGAATTTTGCATATAAATTTATAACTTTTGACATCACAGTAAAATACTAAAGAGCACAATCCTTAACCATTGCACATGTGCAGAATGGTGGTATATAGGGGGCTTGGTTTTATTTAGCTCCGCTTCTTACATTCTCATTTTGTATTTCCAGCATCTTTGGAAGCTACAGCATGGACATTGTTCTCAGTACATCCTTCAGTGTGAATGTGGATTCATTGAACAATCCCAATGATCCATTTGTGACCAATGGAAAAAAACTTTTCTCCTtctccttttttaaccccttgttCTTAACAACAAGTAAGTTAATGAACTCTCTATTAAGATACTGTGTATGACTGGCCAGTTTGTTAAATATTGAAGTAACTTATTAAAGGAAATACATCTAAAGATGAAGAAGTCTTCACAAGAGCAAGGGTATGCAAAAACCAGGTCTCGACCTTTGATACTTGGCAACAACCTATATGAACCTGGCACCTATATTGACGTTCTTGCTATCATGCACAACAATAAAGTAGCTGATGTCAGTAGATATGGTCCTGTTATATTTGGCATAAACACTTCATGATGATGTGACCATGTTGTACTTTTGGATCAAATTTGACATTTGAAAACCATTTCTTAACCAGCATGTTGGCCTGCTCCAAAGACCATAAGTACAGCCATTATCTCTACTGTCCCCATAGTAGACAGAAAAGGCCTGTAGCTTCCAAAGAAATGTCTACAATAATAAACATTATgaatgattctttttttttttttctttttttttacagttctatgtCCATTTCTGATTCCTCTTTTGGAAAAACTGAATTTTTGCTTCCTTCCAATAAGTGTCCTAAACTTTTTTCAGGATGCCATAAAAATCATTaagagagacaggaagaaaggcatTCACACAGTAAGTGAAAGTTCTGTCACGTTGAACATGCTGTCcaatctgcgggcagcatgttatagagcaggaggagctaagCAGATTAATATATCGTTTTATAGGAAAGGATTCAgggtaacctgtaatttattgattGAAATTCCTGCTCACTGTGGGTTAAAGAGTCAAGTGGGCGGTATTAACCATTGATTGACCGCATTACCTGCATTGGTGTGCATACAGATATAGCTGTCAACCACTGAGTgaaaccgcccactggactctttagcctACAGTGAGCAGgaattgaaattaaaaaattgCATGTAATCCTGAACCTTTTCCTGTAAAACTATATATTAATCTATTCATCTTATCCTGCTTCATAACAATGCGCACAGATGAGACCGCATGTttgacatgacaggttccctttaacttcaACTGAGTAATATGTGATTTTTAACAGTGGTGAAAGAAGGCATGGATACAAAGGCATAAGCTTGACCGTCTTCTAGAATAGTCGCAAATGAAAAATGACTTTTGCAGGTTGTTTTccaaagtttttttaatttttaacaaaATTTAAAGCTTTTTAAATTCCAGAAAACCCTAATTAGAGAAAGCAATGTGTAAACTACTAAAGTAGAATGTAAAGGATTACACCTACTGAGCTCCTAGAGCTAGCACATCATTTTCTGTATATCTTTGCTTATTCTGATCCTCTCTTTGGCCTATTAGGATCGTGTAGATTTCCTACAACTCATGGTGGATGCTCAATCTAAAGACAACAATGCAGGAGAGGAGGGTCATGACTATAAAGGTATGAGCCCTGATTTTCTAGATCTCTCATAAAAGGGTGACCGGCATGGCCCCAAACATTGATGAGGTTTTACAGATATGTGCTAtttgtgaccaaaaaaataatgcttttacTAGTTCAGTGTcagacttttattattattatgtttattattatatcATAGCAACATaaagcaatagaaaaaaaaaatctgtggtaGGTAGATTCTCGTTATCCCAAAAGCATATTTACTGAGGGTATGTTCCTTTGTAGTGCCCCTTGCGTACTAATCATATCATTGCCTGCTGGCCTCCAACATACTACTTTTGGATCGTAGAAGTACAACCCAAACATTTTTAAATAACCTATGGAAAACGCCTTTAACAATTAATCAATATTTATGTGTCTGCCTTTTTATTCATCATGGGTGAATACATCCTGCTCTCTATCGCTTTTAGGCTCTCCCTAGATATTCTAAACATTATATTCTAGCAAATATAAGTTCGAAAATATAAATTTCTGATTTTTAGTGCAGGAAAAGTCAAAAAAGTTACTTTTCATTCCAAGACATTGTGTGACCATTCACTTATAAGGTGATGGAACCAACTCTGCATTCTATGTATTTCACAGAATTGACAGACACTGAAATTTTGGCTCAGGGACTTATATTCATTATCGCTGGTTATGAGACCACCAGTACTACACTTATGTTTCTGGCTTACCATCTGGCAACTCACCCTGATGTCCAAACCAAACTTCAGGAGGAAATTGACACCTTTCTTCCTAATAAGGTAACCCGAATATGAAATAACATGTTATGAAATAGTGCTTTACTGTTTGTTCTGTATGTGTTATCTCAGTACACAGTACTGTGACATATACTGTcatattaaagaggctgtcaccacattataagtgccctatctcctacataatctgatcggcgctataatgtagataacagcaattttagatttatgctaattagtttcttaatgaccaactgggcgtgtttttactttttatcaactgggcgttgtaaagaggagtgtgatgctgaccaatcagcgtcagacacttttctccattcatttttagctgtaatcgcaatacagcatgatctcgcaagatcacgctgtgctgtcatacacccacattaactttaccgaagtgtcttgagagtaaatagacatcactttcagccaggatgcgatgtctattcccactcccgacacttcggtaaagtttctgtgaatgacagcacagcgtgatctcgcgagatcactctgtgctgtgtgagtaagtcccacagaacctttaccaaagtgtcgagtgtgaataaacatcgcatcctggctgaaagtgatgtctatttactctcaagacacttcggtaaagttaatgtgggtgtatgtgacagcacagtgtgatctcgcgagatcacgctgtgcagtgaatacaaatggacatgaatggagagaagtgtatgacgctgattggtcagtgtcatacacttctctttttacaatgcccagttggtaaaaagataaaaaaacgcccagttgtctattaagcaactaattagcataaatcaaaatcaaataaatcataacttgctcaaaatcgattttcaaaataaaaaccactattgctatctataatgtggtgacagagtctctttaagtgatGGTAGCTGAGCTAAAAAGGTGCAGGAGAACCCATGATTGCAATTCAGGCAGAAGACACTTAAAATCAAAAGAATTGTCAATCCATGTGTTGGCTTCTCTCAAGCAGGTAAAATGTAAGTTTAAAGTggcattcccatcttagacatttacggAATAATTCCCAgatgctgggacctgcatctttcagacattatgccataaatgtctaagatgtatTTCTGAAGAAAGCTGAAAACCAACACGGGGGTGGTCACCAGACTCTTTATggtaaatctgcctagttatgtgcTTATACATACCATAGTACTATGTTGCTAGAGTGCATTCAAGACTCTAATGAAGCTCCATATGTGAGCCGTAATGACTGCAATTGTCACACTACCCTGAATATCACTTTTAACAAGTTAACAGAAGAGATCTCAAGGACCCTTGTATTCCTTTAAATCTTTTATTATCATGTAATTAGGGCAAAGTGATTAGTAATGTCATTAGGGAACCTGGTGAAATTCATGAATGCCTCATCACATTACAAGGTCATTTCCGGTAGAGCAAGAATTAACAAGCCATGTTTTCATTGTCCGCAGGCTCCTCCAACATATGAAGCTCTGACGCAGATGGAATACCTTGACATGGTGCTTTATGAAAACTTGCGACTTTACCCTGCTGCTGGGAGAATTGAACGTGTTTGTAAGGCAACAACTGAGATCAATGGAGTGACTATTCCAAAGGGTGTAGTGACTGTTATCCCGGCCTTTGTGCTCCATCGTGACCCTGAGCTTTGGCCTGAGCCAGAGGAATTCCGTCCAGAAAGGTATCATAGATATGGGAACATTTATTGGGATACAATTCTGTATATAACTTGCCTATGAAATGTTTACATTGTAAAAACATCACTTTATTCATTAACAAGTTGTTCTGGTAAACTCGAATACATTCTAAACCCTTCATGACCCTACCTGACCATGCATTAATGATTTACCTAAGTTTTATCTAATCTTTTTGTCTTTTTAATGCACAGATTTAGTAAAGAGAACAGGGACACCCAAGACCCCTACACTTTCCTACCCTTTGGAGCTGGACCACGGAATTGCATAGGAATGAGATTTGCCATAATCAATATGAAATCGGTCATCAcgctgctgctgcagaacttctctTTCCGAAAATGTGACGACACTCCAGTAAGACACCCATTTAAGATTGGTTCTTACATATGGCTATTGCTTAAATGAGAATATTAGCAAGCTAGAGATTGAATATTCAAGTGAATTATTTACTATGAATTTAGCTAAGTAAACAAACTGAAGAGTGAGCAAATCCTCCTATTGTACAATGGAAAGAAGAAAGATTTGCCTTGTAATGTAGAGGTCTAAACTTTCCTAAGATATGAAATAGAGATTGGATGTTTCAACGCTATTTTGATCGATATTTATGAGGGCAGACAGAGGTTTCCAGCACTAGCTTTTCAGGGGGTTGAAGATTAAAATGATTTTGTGATGGCTCAGATAAAGACAAAAAGTAGTTAATTTAAAATACCTGTCACAGTGTCTTAAAGAGATCTGAATACTCACAATCATACTGAGCTGAGGGTCCGTAGCAATgtattagaggctctgtcaccacattataagtggcctatattgtacatgatgggaTTGGAgcagtaatgtagattacagcagtgtttttttatttagaaactttttggccaagtgggtattgtacagaggagtgtatgacgctgaccaatcatcgtcatacacttctctccattcatttacactgcagatagcgatatagctatatcgctatgtgcagcctcatatacacacactataatgctactgcagtgtcctgaccatgaatatacattacctccagccaggacgtgatgtgtattcagaatcctgaccacttctctgcacatctctgtgatttacagcacagcgagatctcgctgtgaatgacagcttacgtcgtaatctcgcgagactactcctgctatgctgtaaatcagacgctacagaagtggtcaggattctgaatacacatcacgtcctggctggaggtaatgtatattcattgtcaggacactgcagtaacattatagtgtgtgtatgaggctgcacatagcgatctagatatatcgctatctgcagtgtaaatgaatggagagaagtgtatgacgctgattggtcagcatcatacacttctctccacaacgcccacttggtcaaaaagtaaaacacgcccagttgtccattgagaaactccttagcataaagctaatataggtcataactccgtcaaaaattatcgtttttctaaataaaaaacactgttgtaatctacattacagcgccgatcacattatgtacaatatagggcacttataatgtggtgacagaacctctaagTCTAGACAATCTTCTGTGAGCTAAACATTCTGGATTCTAGACGGATAcgtcttagggtgtgttcacatcagcgtttggtttccgtggatgggttccgtcagacctttccgtcgactgcgctattgattccgccaaaacaacggaaaacttacggaacggagacaaacaaaaaccattagcaacggaagcattaccattgaaatcaatggtaatgcaaactgaaagctatggttatccatttgcctttccgttgatgggttccttcgacagaaaggtctgacggaaccggcAACGGAACCTaactctgatgtgaacacacccttaactaTACTGTCTGTACAGGGTTTTATTCAGTGACGCAAACAGACATCTTGTAAATGGTGAGGGATACGAACACAAAGTATATCAtaaagttgcataacttttcattatacaactattaagctttattaacataacattggaaacccctttagcaccttcccataaatggatgtaactgTCTATCCATTTTAGCAATGCATTCCCGCAAATGGGCATACAGTTATGTCATTGGGATGgcgcgggcacagaagctgtgcccgcacCATCTGTAGTGAGTGcagttgtaatatacagctgacatcctgctgcaacagCAGAGATCGGAGATACTTCTGATCCTGACGATTTAACCTCTAAGATactgcagtcaatagtgactgcggcatcCAAGTGGCTGTGGcaataaggggttaatggatggACTATCTTATACAAGACTTAATATTTTAAACCTATTGTTACAGATCCCACTGGAAATTGACACCACAGGATTCCTAAAGACAACCAAACCTGTTATCCTGAACCTGGTGCCAAGAGAAGTCCAGAAAACAGAAAACTAGATCCTGAAGACCG
Proteins encoded in this window:
- the LOC142752211 gene encoding cytochrome P450 3A29-like isoform X2, giving the protein MGSHIIWFYDGRQPVLAVMDPAIIKSILVKECYTIFTNRRNFGLNGPLNSAVSIAADDQWKRIRTVLSPTFTSGKLKQMLPIIKQYGDLLVKNIQKKIDNKEFINMKDIFGSYSMDIVLSTSFSVNVDSLNNPNDPFVTNGKKLFSFSFFNPLFLTTILCPFLIPLLEKLNFCFLPISVLNFFQDAIKIIKRDRKKGIHTDRVDFLQLMVDAQSKDNNAGEEGHDYKELTDTEILAQGLIFIIAGYETTSTTLMFLAYHLATHPDVQTKLQEEIDTFLPNKAPPTYEALTQMEYLDMVLYENLRLYPAAGRIERVCKATTEINGVTIPKGVVTVIPAFVLHRDPELWPEPEEFRPERFSKENRDTQDPYTFLPFGAGPRNCIGMRFAIINMKSVITLLLQNFSFRKCDDTPIPLEIDTTGFLKTTKPVILNLVPREVQKTEN
- the LOC142752211 gene encoding cytochrome P450 3A29-like isoform X1 — protein: MYLIPDFSKETWILLIILLALLTYYGIWPYRLFKKYGIPGPKPLPFIGTFLENRNGVFEFDMECFKKYGKIWGFYDGRQPVLAVMDPAIIKSILVKECYTIFTNRRNFGLNGPLNSAVSIAADDQWKRIRTVLSPTFTSGKLKQMLPIIKQYGDLLVKNIQKKIDNKEFINMKDIFGSYSMDIVLSTSFSVNVDSLNNPNDPFVTNGKKLFSFSFFNPLFLTTILCPFLIPLLEKLNFCFLPISVLNFFQDAIKIIKRDRKKGIHTDRVDFLQLMVDAQSKDNNAGEEGHDYKELTDTEILAQGLIFIIAGYETTSTTLMFLAYHLATHPDVQTKLQEEIDTFLPNKAPPTYEALTQMEYLDMVLYENLRLYPAAGRIERVCKATTEINGVTIPKGVVTVIPAFVLHRDPELWPEPEEFRPERFSKENRDTQDPYTFLPFGAGPRNCIGMRFAIINMKSVITLLLQNFSFRKCDDTPIPLEIDTTGFLKTTKPVILNLVPREVQKTEN